One window from the genome of Bradyrhizobium xenonodulans encodes:
- the accD gene encoding acetyl-CoA carboxylase, carboxyltransferase subunit beta — MNWLTNVVRPKIRNMLRRETPENLWIKCPDSGQLVFYKDVEANQFVIPGSNYHMRMGAVARLKSIFDNETWYDVALPDVTPDPLKFRDEKKYVDRIKDARARTNLNDAIKVGYGKLEGAAVVVAVQDFDFMGGSLGMAAGEAIVRGLELAVEKKSPFIVFAASGGARMQEGILSLMQMPRTTVAVQMLREAKQPYIVVLTNPTTGGVTASYAMLGDVQIAEPGALIGFAGARVIEQTIREKLPEGFQRAEYLKEHGMVDMVVHRHELRPTLARLCRLLTKAPAQDGASKSVQPVVSPAQIVSAAETAPAAPHA; from the coding sequence ATGAACTGGCTTACCAATGTGGTCCGGCCGAAGATCCGCAACATGCTGCGGCGGGAGACGCCGGAGAATCTCTGGATCAAGTGCCCGGATTCCGGACAGCTCGTGTTCTACAAGGACGTCGAGGCCAACCAGTTCGTCATCCCCGGCTCGAACTACCACATGCGCATGGGCGCGGTGGCGCGTCTGAAGTCGATCTTCGACAACGAGACCTGGTACGACGTGGCGCTGCCCGACGTCACGCCGGATCCGCTCAAGTTCCGCGACGAGAAGAAATACGTCGACCGCATCAAGGATGCCCGCGCGCGAACCAACCTCAACGACGCGATCAAGGTCGGTTACGGCAAGCTGGAAGGCGCCGCTGTCGTCGTCGCCGTGCAGGATTTCGACTTCATGGGCGGCTCGCTCGGCATGGCCGCGGGCGAAGCCATCGTGCGCGGGCTGGAGCTCGCGGTCGAGAAGAAGTCGCCGTTCATCGTGTTCGCCGCCAGCGGCGGCGCGCGCATGCAGGAGGGCATCCTGTCGCTGATGCAGATGCCGCGCACCACGGTTGCGGTGCAGATGCTGCGCGAGGCAAAACAGCCCTACATCGTCGTGCTGACCAATCCGACCACCGGCGGCGTCACCGCCTCCTATGCAATGCTAGGCGACGTCCAGATCGCGGAGCCCGGCGCGCTGATCGGCTTTGCCGGCGCACGCGTGATCGAGCAGACCATCCGCGAGAAGCTGCCGGAAGGCTTCCAGCGTGCCGAATATCTGAAGGAGCACGGCATGGTCGACATGGTCGTGCACCGCCACGAGCTGCGTCCGACCCTGGCGCGGCTCTGCCGCCTGCTGACCAAGGCGCCGGCGCAGGACGGCGCATCGAAATCGGTGCAGCCGGTCGTCAGCCCCGCGCAGATCGTATCGGCCGCCGAGACGGCACCGGCCGCGCCGCACGCGTGA
- the trpA gene encoding tryptophan synthase subunit alpha translates to MTTRIDTRFAELKKAGRAAFVTYVMAGDPDLTTSLNIVKALPKAGADVIELGIPFTDPMADGPSIQAAGLRALKNGMTLKKTLDLVRDFRKDDNVTPLVLMGYYNPIYIYGVDKFLADAKTSGVDGLIIVDLPPEEDDELCLPALKAGLNFIRLATPTTDDKRLPAVLANTSGFVYYVSIAGITGAAAADANVVGEAVARIKRHTKLPICVGFGIRTPEAARAIAEKADGSVVGTALVDALKNSLDAEGRATAKTVNAVAELTAALAQGVKGAQQAAE, encoded by the coding sequence ATGACCACGCGTATCGACACCCGTTTTGCCGAGCTGAAGAAAGCGGGCCGCGCGGCCTTCGTCACCTATGTGATGGCCGGCGATCCCGATCTCACGACGTCGCTCAATATCGTCAAAGCGTTGCCCAAGGCAGGCGCCGACGTGATCGAGCTCGGCATTCCCTTCACCGATCCGATGGCGGATGGTCCCTCGATTCAGGCGGCGGGTCTGCGCGCGCTCAAGAACGGCATGACCTTGAAGAAGACGCTGGACCTGGTGCGCGACTTCCGGAAGGACGACAACGTCACGCCGCTGGTGCTGATGGGCTATTACAATCCGATCTACATCTACGGCGTCGACAAGTTTTTGGCTGATGCCAAGACATCAGGCGTTGACGGCCTGATCATCGTCGATTTGCCGCCGGAAGAGGACGACGAGCTCTGCCTTCCCGCGCTGAAGGCGGGCCTGAACTTCATTCGCCTCGCGACCCCGACCACCGACGACAAGCGCCTCCCCGCGGTGCTCGCGAACACATCAGGCTTTGTCTATTACGTCTCTATCGCCGGCATCACCGGTGCAGCGGCGGCGGACGCGAATGTCGTCGGCGAAGCTGTCGCGCGCATCAAGCGGCATACGAAGCTGCCGATATGCGTTGGTTTCGGCATCCGCACGCCGGAGGCGGCGCGCGCCATTGCCGAGAAGGCCGATGGTTCGGTGGTCGGCACCGCGCTGGTCGACGCGCTCAAGAACAGCCTCGATGCCGAGGGGCGGGCGACCGCCAAAACCGTTAATGCCGTCGCCGAACTGACGGCGGCGCTGGCTCAGGGCGTCAAGGGCGCGCAACAGGCGGCCGAATAG
- a CDS encoding endonuclease domain-containing protein, with protein MERFKSKSRRLRDSQTSAEAKLWQALRNRQLARWKFRRQHPIDRYVVDFVTLDGKLIIEVDGVTHSTPSELDRDKRRTEVLEACGFLIVRVSNTDVYENLEGVLELIATSLRFE; from the coding sequence ATGGAGAGGTTCAAGTCCAAATCGCGAAGACTCCGCGATTCACAAACGAGCGCCGAAGCGAAGCTCTGGCAAGCGCTGCGCAATCGGCAGCTTGCCCGCTGGAAGTTTCGCCGACAGCACCCGATCGACCGGTACGTCGTTGATTTCGTGACGCTCGACGGAAAACTGATCATTGAGGTCGACGGCGTGACGCATTCCACCCCGTCGGAGCTCGACCGAGACAAACGTCGGACGGAAGTGCTCGAAGCCTGCGGCTTTCTCATCGTTCGAGTCTCGAACACCGACGTGTACGAAAATCTCGAGGGCGTCCTCGAGCTGATCGCAACCTCACTCAGATTCGAGTGA